GATGCCGCAATAATAGAGGGCCGGCACATAGAGAGGAAGAAACTCAGAGAAAGGTGCATATTATACATGGCGAGGATGAAGGAGGAGCACCGCCCGCAGACATCATGCCTTGAGAGAAGCGGACCGTCGCACTGATTTCACCCGAGGGAAGCACCGGAGAaggctctgctggtgctgcgggtgGTGTTGCGGCGGAGGCGGTATGTATGACAGGAAGAATGACGGGTCGTTGTCAAGCGCTTCCTTGTAGCCCTCGAGGACCGTGACGATATCGTCAAACTGAGGTCTTCTTTCCGGGTTTGTCGCCCAGCACTGAGATATCAGATGGCTCATGGCCACAGGGCACGAAGCAGGTAGCGGTGGCCTCGCATTCTGCAAAGAAAATTAGCTGGTGTTACAAAAAGCATGTAGAAATCGACAGTAAGAATAAACAAATATTTGCCCAAACTTAAGAAGTATGCCTATGGTGGTACTTGCCAGATATTTATGTTTGTTGTACAATACAAATTGGGGAATTATCACGAAATTCAGCGAAGAATAACATTGACAGCTGAGCACACCAACACACTTCAATTCTCGAAACTGAGCTGACGAACATGCTATGTATACTTATCAAGCACATAAAACAAGATATCTGTCGGATGACGGACAAGCAATTCTACCATGGTATGCCACGAATCAAAATTAGTCTCCAGAATCTGGGAGCGAGAAAGTAGCATCCACACATAAAACAAGTGGTCCATCAACAAACATACCTTGAGGGCGACAGCTATAGCAGCCTGCTCAGGTGTCATCTCGCTGAATGGAACCAAAGCAGTTAAAATCTCCCACAAGACGATCCCAAAGCTGTACACATCGACTTTTCTAGTATGGTTTTTCTCCTTGATCATTTCAGGAGCCATCCACCGATAGGTCCCCGTAAACCCCTTGCCGCTACCGCACTGCGACTCCAAACATGAGATCCCGAAATCCGCCACTTTGACGGACATATCTTCCCCGAGAAGCACGTTCTCTGACTTCAGGTCCCTATGGAGTATCCCCTGTGAGTGCAGGTAGCTCATCCCACGGGCAATGTCTAGAGCTAGTTTCAGAA
The Triticum dicoccoides isolate Atlit2015 ecotype Zavitan chromosome 3A, WEW_v2.0, whole genome shotgun sequence genome window above contains:
- the LOC119266571 gene encoding serine/threonine/tyrosine-protein kinase HT1-like, with the translated sequence MKSLQCFKQGGGDGAGRRLERRLSLGDYKKAVSWSKYLVAPPGAKIRGGGEELWSADLSKLQIRARFASGRHSRVYSGRYNGREVAIKMVSQPEEDAALAAELERQFASEVALLLRLRHHNILSFVAACKKPPVFCIITEYMAGGSLRKYLHQQEPHSVPIELVLKLALDIARGMSYLHSQGILHRDLKSENVLLGEDMSVKVADFGISCLESQCGSGKGFTGTYRWMAPEMIKEKNHTRKVDVYSFGIVLWEILTALVPFSEMTPEQAAIAVALKNARPPLPASCPVAMSHLISQCWATNPERRPQFDDIVTVLEGYKEALDNDPSFFLSYIPPPPQHHPQHQQSLLRCFPRVKSVRRSASLKA